One Halostagnicola kamekurae DNA segment encodes these proteins:
- a CDS encoding DUF7571 family protein produces the protein MKPCHNCQAVIDEYLLDKQLEPLRELTVDDFNLCHDCVTVVSDACVTCGGAVYVPRNESTTPDYCPACRADAIDQTGQDPGWTLETPSV, from the coding sequence ATGAAACCGTGCCACAACTGTCAGGCGGTCATCGACGAGTATCTCTTGGACAAACAACTCGAACCCCTGCGCGAACTCACGGTCGACGACTTCAACCTCTGTCACGACTGTGTAACCGTCGTTTCCGATGCGTGCGTGACGTGTGGCGGCGCGGTCTACGTTCCCCGAAACGAGAGTACGACGCCCGACTACTGCCCGGCGTGTCGGGCCGATGCGATCGATCAGACCGGACAGGATCCCGGCTGGACCCTCGAGACGCCCTCCGTCTAG
- the serB gene encoding phosphoserine phosphatase SerB, producing the protein MTIVAFDFDGTLSDSEMTVLLGDRCGVADEMAAITERAMNDEIGYAESLRERAALLEGLSEAEARAAFDEVELREGSAGLIRALNDAGVTTAILTGGFKRGVAAALEKEDVGVDYIVSNSLPIEDGALTGDVEGPLIEGTKDTALESLAGDVGVSMSETVAVGDGANDLPMLEVAGLPIGFDPKPAVEPACEVVVTSMAEVRDTLLAEGVLDRT; encoded by the coding sequence ATGACCATCGTCGCTTTCGACTTCGACGGAACGCTCTCCGATTCGGAAATGACCGTCCTGCTCGGCGACCGCTGTGGGGTCGCCGACGAGATGGCAGCGATCACCGAACGCGCGATGAACGACGAGATCGGCTACGCGGAAAGTCTGCGCGAGCGCGCGGCCCTGCTCGAGGGACTTTCGGAGGCCGAGGCCCGGGCCGCCTTCGACGAGGTCGAACTCCGCGAGGGATCAGCGGGCCTGATTCGGGCGCTCAACGACGCCGGGGTCACCACCGCGATCCTCACCGGCGGCTTCAAACGCGGCGTCGCGGCGGCGCTCGAGAAAGAGGACGTCGGCGTCGATTACATCGTCTCGAACAGTCTCCCGATCGAAGACGGCGCGTTGACCGGGGACGTCGAAGGGCCGCTCATCGAGGGGACGAAAGACACGGCGCTCGAGAGCCTCGCCGGCGACGTCGGCGTCTCCATGTCGGAGACGGTCGCCGTGGGCGACGGCGCGAACGACCTGCCGATGCTCGAGGTCGCCGGCCTCCCGATCGGATTCGACCCGAAACCGGCGGTCGAACCGGCCTGCGAGGTCGTCGTTACCTCGATGGCCGAAGTCCGCGATACGCTGCTCGCCGAAGGCGTGCTCGACCGGACGTAG
- the metX gene encoding homoserine O-acetyltransferase MetX, producing MTTKATVDLGEFTFESGESIPSLEVAYETYGEFTGDNAVLVCHALTGSAHVARRPDSGDETAGQARAWWGDVVGPGKAIDTTEYYVVCANAPGSCYGTTGPSSTNPETGEPYGTDFPPVTIGDWTRSQRRLLDELGVGRLHAVIGGSVGGMNVLDWLRRYPDDVDYAASVAAAARLDAQCLALDTVARRAITSDPNWNEGHYYGGPEPTDGLARARQIGHIMYLSKASMARKFGRRSAGREATREKPTDPAGAFFPYREVESYLDYQAEKFTERYDANSYLYLTRAMDDFDLAAGYESDADALAAFEGELLVLSFTGDWHFTVEQAEVLADACRDAGVAVSHHVIESDHGHDAFLVEPEKVGPPLSALLSAGLDGRAITDTAEEEDEPEAFAPVHTSLFSE from the coding sequence ATGACGACCAAAGCGACCGTCGACCTCGGCGAGTTCACCTTCGAGAGCGGCGAGTCGATCCCCTCGCTCGAGGTCGCCTACGAGACCTACGGCGAATTCACGGGCGACAACGCCGTCCTCGTCTGTCACGCGCTGACCGGCAGCGCCCACGTCGCCCGCCGGCCCGATTCGGGCGACGAGACGGCCGGGCAGGCCCGCGCCTGGTGGGGCGACGTGGTCGGTCCCGGCAAGGCCATCGACACCACCGAGTACTACGTCGTCTGCGCGAACGCGCCCGGTTCCTGCTACGGGACGACCGGCCCCTCGAGTACGAACCCCGAGACGGGCGAGCCCTACGGCACTGACTTCCCGCCCGTGACGATCGGCGACTGGACGCGCTCGCAGCGACGACTGCTGGACGAACTCGGCGTGGGCCGGCTCCACGCCGTCATCGGCGGCAGCGTCGGCGGGATGAACGTCCTCGACTGGCTCCGGCGGTATCCGGACGACGTCGACTACGCCGCGTCGGTCGCGGCCGCCGCCCGCCTCGACGCCCAGTGTCTCGCTCTCGACACCGTCGCGCGGCGGGCGATCACGTCAGATCCGAACTGGAACGAGGGCCACTACTACGGTGGTCCCGAGCCGACCGACGGGCTGGCTCGAGCGCGCCAGATCGGCCACATCATGTACCTCTCGAAGGCGTCGATGGCCCGCAAGTTCGGCCGCCGCTCCGCCGGGCGCGAGGCGACTCGAGAGAAGCCGACGGACCCGGCCGGGGCCTTCTTCCCGTATCGGGAGGTCGAGTCCTACCTCGACTACCAGGCCGAGAAGTTCACGGAGCGCTACGACGCCAACAGCTACCTCTACCTGACCCGCGCGATGGACGACTTCGACCTCGCGGCGGGCTATGAGTCCGACGCCGACGCGCTGGCCGCGTTCGAGGGCGAACTGCTCGTCCTCTCGTTTACCGGGGACTGGCACTTCACCGTCGAACAGGCCGAAGTCCTCGCCGACGCCTGTCGGGACGCAGGCGTCGCGGTTTCCCACCACGTCATCGAATCCGACCACGGCCACGACGCGTTCCTCGTCGAACCCGAGAAGGTCGGCCCGCCGCTGTCGGCGCTGCTATCGGCGGGGCTCGACGGACGGGCGATCACGGATACCGCCGAGGAGGAGGACGAACCGGAGGCGTTCGCCCCGGTCCACACGAGTCTCTTTTCGGAGTAG
- a CDS encoding O-acetylhomoserine aminocarboxypropyltransferase/cysteine synthase family protein, whose amino-acid sequence MSDDTSDGIDDPERCRFGTRSVHAGQSPDPETGAMAPPLYQTTSYVFDDADSAADLYALESEGHIYSRISNPTVQTLERRLASLEGAPGAVATASGMAALDSAVLVLAEAGDNVVLSTDTYGGTTAYFSKTAARRDIETRLVPTLEPEAYEEAIDDDTAFVHVETIGNPSLVTPDFDRLSTIAHDHGVPLVVDNTFATPHLCRPLEHGADVVWESTTKWLHGSGTTVGGILVDGGQFPWGEHGYDEISGQNHAYHDVDFSRDFPDAPLAAAVRFRSTRSLGNQQSPFDAWQTLQGLESLPLRMDKHCENATIVAEYLADHDDVAWVTYPGLESHPTHDNASNYLSDFGGMIAFGLEGGFAAGKRFCEEVEVAQFLANIGDAKTLVIHPASTTHGQLSPEEQKDAGVTPDLVRLSVGIEDPADILADIDAAIETASAAADESRAGTAERSPEERP is encoded by the coding sequence ATGAGCGACGACACGAGCGATGGGATCGACGATCCCGAACGGTGTCGATTCGGAACGCGAAGCGTTCACGCCGGCCAGTCACCCGATCCCGAGACGGGCGCGATGGCCCCGCCGCTGTATCAGACCACCTCCTACGTGTTCGACGACGCCGACAGCGCCGCGGATCTCTACGCCCTCGAGAGCGAGGGCCACATCTACTCGCGGATCTCGAACCCGACCGTCCAGACCCTAGAGCGCCGCCTGGCCTCCCTCGAGGGCGCGCCGGGCGCGGTGGCGACCGCGAGCGGAATGGCCGCGCTCGACTCGGCCGTACTCGTGTTGGCCGAGGCGGGCGACAACGTCGTCCTCTCGACCGATACCTACGGCGGGACGACCGCCTACTTCTCGAAGACCGCCGCCCGGCGGGACATCGAGACGCGGCTGGTCCCGACGCTCGAGCCCGAGGCCTACGAGGAGGCGATCGACGACGACACGGCGTTCGTCCACGTCGAGACGATCGGCAACCCCTCGCTCGTGACGCCCGATTTCGATCGGCTCTCGACCATCGCCCACGATCACGGCGTGCCGCTGGTCGTCGACAACACCTTCGCGACGCCCCACCTCTGTCGGCCCTTAGAACACGGCGCGGACGTCGTCTGGGAGTCGACGACGAAGTGGCTCCACGGGTCGGGGACGACCGTCGGGGGCATCCTCGTCGACGGCGGGCAGTTCCCGTGGGGCGAGCACGGCTACGACGAGATTTCGGGGCAGAACCACGCCTACCACGACGTCGACTTCTCGCGGGACTTTCCGGACGCGCCGCTGGCCGCTGCGGTTCGCTTCCGGTCGACGCGCAGTCTGGGCAACCAGCAGTCGCCGTTCGACGCCTGGCAGACGCTACAGGGACTCGAATCGCTGCCCCTGCGGATGGACAAACACTGCGAGAACGCGACCATCGTCGCCGAGTACTTAGCCGACCACGACGACGTTGCCTGGGTCACGTACCCCGGCCTCGAGAGCCACCCGACCCACGACAACGCCTCGAACTACCTCTCCGATTTCGGCGGCATGATCGCCTTCGGCCTCGAGGGCGGGTTCGCGGCCGGCAAGCGCTTCTGCGAGGAAGTCGAGGTCGCGCAGTTCCTCGCGAACATCGGCGACGCGAAGACGCTCGTCATCCACCCCGCGAGCACGACCCACGGTCAGCTTTCCCCCGAGGAACAGAAAGACGCGGGCGTCACGCCCGACCTCGTTCGGCTTTCGGTCGGCATCGAGGACCCCGCGGACATTCTCGCGGACATCGACGCGGCGATCGAGACGGCGTCGGCGGCGGCCGACGAATCGCGTGCGGGGACGGCGGAACGATCCCCGGAGGAGCGGCCATGA
- a CDS encoding MFS transporter yields MSSNRRDRAVLAAVVFAVLFSQLLLYPGISTLVEALGADTGGGSSAFATTELDASMWFLVAEFAAYVVFVGVWGAASDITGRRTPFIVTGALAGAVGYLALAAVPMLGSIPFEGVLLLRVLQGAMTIGAFSLTMTMLMDLEGGHGKNMGAAGIAIGLGAALGAPIGGQLTTVDPLAPLVVAGVLLVCVGGLVTLVPDRAPTGRRAARDLLEGVRRRPTLSIPYAFGFIDRLTAGFFALVGTLYFQEAFELGPAGTGILLACFFAPFALLQYPMGALSDRIGRTAPVVAGSLCYGVAILGVYVAPTVPLAAFAMVIVGVLGALVSPATMALVTDLAADGERGVAMGGFNLAGSLGFLGGFLIGGSVATAYGYGLAFLVVGGLEIAIAIVTVPVFLRLSLGGHKHVRENEA; encoded by the coding sequence GTGTCATCGAATCGTCGGGATCGGGCGGTGCTCGCGGCCGTCGTGTTCGCCGTGTTGTTCTCCCAGCTGCTGCTCTATCCCGGCATCAGTACGCTGGTCGAAGCGCTCGGAGCGGACACGGGCGGCGGCTCGTCGGCGTTTGCGACGACCGAACTCGACGCGAGCATGTGGTTCCTCGTGGCCGAATTCGCGGCCTACGTGGTCTTCGTCGGCGTCTGGGGGGCCGCGAGCGACATCACGGGGCGGCGAACGCCATTTATTGTCACGGGTGCGCTCGCCGGTGCCGTGGGCTATCTCGCTCTTGCTGCCGTCCCGATGCTCGGTTCGATCCCCTTCGAGGGCGTCCTCCTGTTGCGCGTTCTCCAGGGCGCGATGACCATCGGCGCGTTCTCGCTGACGATGACGATGCTGATGGATCTCGAGGGCGGTCACGGGAAGAACATGGGCGCGGCGGGGATCGCGATCGGGCTCGGCGCCGCTCTCGGCGCGCCGATCGGCGGCCAGCTCACGACGGTCGATCCGCTCGCGCCGCTGGTCGTTGCGGGCGTCTTGCTCGTCTGCGTGGGTGGCTTGGTCACCCTCGTCCCCGACCGGGCACCGACCGGGCGGCGGGCGGCTCGAGACCTCCTCGAGGGCGTTCGTCGACGGCCGACGCTCTCGATTCCCTACGCGTTCGGATTCATCGATCGACTCACGGCCGGCTTTTTCGCGCTCGTCGGCACGCTGTACTTTCAGGAGGCGTTCGAACTTGGACCGGCCGGGACGGGGATCTTGCTGGCGTGCTTTTTCGCACCGTTCGCACTCTTGCAGTACCCGATGGGAGCGCTCTCGGATCGGATCGGTCGAACCGCGCCGGTCGTCGCGGGCTCGCTCTGTTACGGCGTCGCCATCCTCGGCGTCTACGTGGCTCCGACAGTGCCGCTCGCAGCCTTCGCGATGGTGATCGTCGGGGTCCTCGGGGCGCTCGTCTCGCCGGCGACGATGGCGCTGGTCACCGACCTCGCCGCGGACGGCGAACGCGGAGTCGCGATGGGCGGGTTCAACCTCGCGGGCAGTCTCGGCTTTCTTGGCGGCTTTCTCATCGGCGGCAGCGTCGCCACGGCCTACGGCTACGGGTTGGCCTTCCTCGTCGTCGGCGGCCTCGAGATCGCGATCGCGATCGTCACCGTTCCGGTGTTCCTCAGACTATCACTCGGCGGACACAAACATGTTCGTGAAAACGAGGCATAA
- a CDS encoding twin-arginine translocation signal domain-containing protein produces the protein MARKRTVSRRTALKVTGTAAATALVAGCSGGGDNGGDGNGDDGDSGSEEYEISPDQEITLIADSGGWVGSAPDAIADVENPTLALQSGEEYNIGWSEANDELEHNLEIRNDSGEVVKDLETDLVAQPDERIELTFEPSEETTVYRCDPHSAMEGSIVLQ, from the coding sequence ATGGCACGAAAGCGAACGGTCTCACGTCGAACGGCACTCAAGGTCACAGGTACTGCTGCGGCGACCGCGCTCGTCGCAGGATGTAGTGGCGGCGGAGACAACGGCGGCGACGGCAATGGCGACGACGGGGACAGCGGAAGCGAAGAGTACGAGATCAGCCCCGATCAGGAAATCACGCTGATCGCGGATTCGGGTGGCTGGGTCGGCTCCGCACCCGACGCCATTGCGGACGTGGAGAACCCAACGCTGGCGCTTCAGTCGGGCGAAGAGTACAACATCGGCTGGTCGGAAGCGAACGACGAGTTGGAACACAACCTCGAGATTCGAAACGACAGCGGCGAGGTCGTCAAAGACTTGGAAACCGACCTGGTCGCCCAACCCGACGAGCGAATCGAACTCACCTTCGAACCCAGCGAAGAGACGACGGTCTATCGCTGTGACCCACACAGCGCGATGGAAGGCAGCATCGTCCTGCAGTAA
- a CDS encoding DMT family transporter translates to MNSQRDILLFAALALAWGTAFSAIEIGLGSLPPLLFAAFRLDVATVLFVGLVAALGLEWRPRTRADAVSIVAGGVLLVGAHYGLLFVGQLYVSSAVAAIVLSLTPIVTPPIALALLPRERIRPPAAVGLVLGLVGVVVIAVSGGSLGGQALGVGLLFGSALSIAVGSVVLERTRSTLSIIPLQTWAMGVGGLALHAVSVLHPGESVLAVTFTSDVVAALAYLGVVSTAGGFLAYFTLLERVGATELSLVNYTSPVIAAVFGWLLLGESITAATIVGFALIVLGFTLCKIDSLWKIVRPIVDDEYGRSSRPANGFVVGQNPYVRSASHETETRSTSSSRPSCAD, encoded by the coding sequence ATGAATTCACAGAGAGATATTCTCCTCTTTGCCGCGCTCGCACTCGCCTGGGGAACCGCCTTCAGCGCGATCGAGATCGGACTCGGATCGCTGCCGCCGCTCCTGTTTGCCGCCTTCCGACTCGACGTCGCGACCGTCCTGTTCGTCGGCCTCGTCGCCGCGCTCGGTCTCGAGTGGCGACCGCGAACGCGAGCGGACGCGGTATCGATCGTCGCCGGCGGCGTGCTCCTCGTCGGTGCGCACTACGGACTGTTGTTCGTCGGTCAGTTGTACGTCTCGAGCGCCGTCGCCGCGATCGTGTTGAGCCTGACGCCCATCGTCACGCCGCCGATCGCGCTCGCACTGCTCCCGCGAGAGCGAATCCGACCGCCCGCAGCCGTCGGATTGGTGCTCGGACTGGTAGGTGTCGTCGTCATCGCCGTCTCCGGCGGTTCGCTGGGCGGGCAGGCACTCGGCGTCGGCCTCCTGTTCGGCTCGGCCCTCTCGATCGCCGTGGGGTCCGTCGTCCTCGAGCGGACGAGATCGACGCTGTCGATCATCCCGCTGCAGACGTGGGCGATGGGCGTCGGCGGACTCGCGTTACACGCCGTCAGCGTCCTCCACCCCGGTGAAAGCGTTCTCGCGGTGACGTTCACGAGTGACGTCGTGGCCGCGCTCGCGTATCTCGGCGTCGTCTCGACCGCCGGCGGCTTTCTCGCGTACTTCACGCTGCTCGAGCGCGTCGGCGCGACGGAACTCAGCCTCGTCAACTACACCTCCCCCGTGATCGCCGCCGTATTCGGGTGGCTCCTGCTGGGCGAGTCCATCACGGCCGCGACGATCGTGGGGTTCGCGCTGATCGTCCTCGGCTTTACCCTCTGTAAGATCGACAGCCTCTGGAAAATCGTTCGGCCGATCGTCGACGACGAGTACGGGCGTTCCTCGAGGCCCGCGAATGGATTCGTCGTCGGGCAAAATCCCTACGTTCGCTCCGCGAGCCACGAGACCGAGACCCGATCGACGTCCTCGTCACGGCCGTCGTGTGCCGACTGA
- a CDS encoding pyridoxal-phosphate-dependent aminotransferase family protein, with translation MTEKSEYRDDYPDKTLYIPGPTEVREDVIEAMCEPMFGHRMDRMTDLYTTIVEDTKEFLGTDNDVIVLTGSGTEFMESSILNLVDENVLVTTCGSFSERQANVAERLGKTVDTLEYDWGQAVKPEDVRAYLEESDTDYDVVTCVKNESSTGVRNPVEEIGDVVAEYPDTYFVVDAVSSLGGDYIDIDEHGIDVIFTSVQKAFAMPPGLGVCVVSDEAYERELEKDSASWYGGFQRTLDYYDRKGQTHSTPAIPIMLAYRKQMKHMLSEGHDARDQRHREMAEYTREWAREHFAMFPEEGYESQTVSCIENTQGIDVAATIDAVSEEYDMVFSNGYGSALGEKTFRIGHMGEHDLESIKELTDAIEDVADL, from the coding sequence GTGACCGAAAAAAGCGAATATCGAGACGACTATCCCGACAAGACGCTGTATATTCCGGGTCCGACCGAGGTACGCGAGGACGTCATCGAGGCCATGTGCGAGCCGATGTTCGGCCACCGCATGGACCGCATGACCGATCTCTACACCACCATCGTCGAGGACACGAAGGAGTTCCTCGGTACCGACAACGACGTCATCGTCCTCACCGGGTCGGGAACCGAGTTCATGGAGAGTTCGATCCTGAACCTCGTCGACGAGAACGTCCTCGTCACGACCTGTGGCAGCTTCAGCGAGCGCCAGGCCAACGTCGCCGAACGCCTCGGCAAAACCGTCGACACCCTCGAGTACGACTGGGGCCAGGCGGTCAAACCCGAGGACGTCCGCGCGTATCTCGAGGAATCGGACACCGACTACGACGTGGTCACTTGCGTGAAAAACGAGAGTTCGACCGGCGTCCGCAACCCGGTCGAGGAGATCGGCGACGTCGTCGCCGAGTACCCGGATACCTACTTCGTCGTCGACGCGGTCTCGTCGCTCGGCGGGGACTACATCGACATCGACGAACACGGGATCGACGTGATCTTCACCTCGGTCCAGAAGGCCTTCGCCATGCCGCCGGGACTCGGCGTCTGCGTCGTCAGCGACGAGGCATACGAGCGCGAACTCGAGAAGGATTCGGCCTCCTGGTACGGCGGCTTCCAGCGCACCCTCGATTACTACGACCGGAAGGGCCAGACCCACTCCACGCCCGCCATCCCGATCATGCTCGCCTACCGAAAGCAGATGAAACACATGCTCTCCGAGGGCCACGACGCGCGCGACCAGCGCCACCGGGAGATGGCCGAGTACACCCGCGAGTGGGCCCGCGAGCACTTCGCGATGTTCCCCGAGGAGGGCTACGAATCCCAGACCGTGAGCTGTATCGAGAACACTCAGGGCATCGACGTCGCCGCGACCATCGACGCCGTCAGCGAGGAGTACGACATGGTCTTCTCGAACGGCTACGGCTCCGCGCTGGGCGAGAAGACGTTCCGAATCGGCCACATGGGCGAACACGATCTCGAGAGCATCAAGGAGCTAACCGACGCGATCGAGGACGTCGCCGATCTGTAG
- a CDS encoding DUF6498-containing protein, with protein sequence MAPLERLRTIDATPELFAVIVSGLLPLVGVLLLEWNAATLVTVYWFELAVMCFWALVRALFAGRPSEFDPEMYLLGALVDRPVSVPIPRTGFGIRLSTLPIFAMAVPILSLIWFATGAVTVGLVGGHALESSAIETGVLAAGVLFLTEGSRTGLEYFYRQGYREHSAQTAVRGVIWRIGVLFIVGLCIAVLAVGADPTVASDESIAAVDPTIVGLPLLIGIVLVKSGFDLADVYRDRLVALEESIGEHFDSGHDPATPGNTPTTHKHAPATTEPIDGSVPDTAKRVRPPVGGRLLATRAHLKRYPNLWFVGVFIAAGGLLFAFDGAWSIVAGFGVVAIAVTALSIHLDYWLRYAFVEYRIDDDAIVGYDRLFRQPVWHIGTGDQHTARIERDWIDGRLETATVVVERPDTGRTLWLPRVGDPAAILEVLDRQSHESTRTKSDRSRPSKGP encoded by the coding sequence ATGGCTCCCCTCGAGCGACTGCGTACAATAGACGCGACGCCCGAGCTGTTCGCCGTGATCGTCTCGGGTCTTCTGCCGCTCGTCGGAGTCCTCCTGCTCGAGTGGAACGCCGCGACGCTCGTCACCGTCTACTGGTTCGAACTCGCCGTCATGTGCTTCTGGGCGCTGGTTCGGGCGCTCTTTGCCGGCCGGCCGTCCGAATTCGACCCGGAGATGTACCTCCTCGGGGCGCTCGTGGACAGGCCCGTTTCGGTTCCGATCCCGCGCACCGGTTTCGGAATACGGCTCTCGACGCTCCCCATCTTCGCCATGGCGGTTCCGATACTCTCGCTCATCTGGTTCGCCACGGGAGCCGTGACCGTCGGACTCGTGGGTGGCCACGCGCTCGAGTCGAGCGCGATCGAGACGGGAGTCCTCGCTGCCGGCGTCCTGTTTCTCACCGAGGGGAGCCGGACGGGACTCGAGTACTTCTACCGACAGGGGTACCGCGAGCACAGCGCCCAGACGGCGGTACGCGGCGTGATCTGGCGTATCGGAGTGTTATTCATCGTCGGGCTCTGTATCGCAGTGCTTGCCGTGGGGGCAGACCCCACCGTGGCCAGTGACGAGTCGATCGCCGCGGTGGACCCGACGATCGTCGGCCTCCCGCTACTGATCGGGATCGTCCTCGTCAAATCAGGGTTCGACCTCGCGGACGTCTACCGCGATCGACTGGTCGCGCTCGAGGAGTCGATAGGCGAACACTTCGACAGCGGGCACGATCCAGCGACGCCGGGGAACACTCCAACGACGCACAAGCACGCTCCGGCGACGACGGAACCGATCGACGGTTCCGTGCCGGACACAGCAAAACGAGTCCGTCCGCCCGTCGGCGGTCGCCTGCTCGCAACTCGGGCTCACCTCAAGCGATATCCGAACCTCTGGTTCGTTGGCGTGTTTATTGCCGCCGGCGGGCTACTGTTCGCGTTCGACGGTGCCTGGTCGATCGTGGCCGGATTCGGGGTCGTCGCCATCGCCGTAACCGCTCTCTCGATCCATCTAGACTACTGGCTCCGCTACGCTTTCGTCGAATACCGGATCGACGACGACGCGATCGTCGGCTACGACCGGCTGTTTCGACAGCCGGTGTGGCACATCGGGACAGGGGACCAGCACACCGCCCGAATCGAACGCGACTGGATCGACGGCCGGCTCGAGACGGCAACCGTGGTTGTGGAACGTCCCGACACCGGCCGCACCCTGTGGCTTCCGCGAGTGGGCGATCCGGCGGCGATTCTCGAGGTTCTCGACCGCCAATCCCACGAGTCGACTCGGACGAAATCGGATCGTTCGAGACCGTCAAAAGGTCCCTAG
- a CDS encoding SLBB domain-containing protein — translation MTTPKTHGAQATWPDVRAQGRERIREAGVAGAGGAGFPSFAKWDALGQVDSLLVNHQESEPNYFIDKWLGKTKAQTLAALFDVLLEQAVVDRIIVSAKWKDREKYMHALEADTDGTIVPPGELPLEREEHEGVVFAYTDNQYQYGMESVLLKVVDGTVLRGDLPMDHGWLVQNTETLINIARALSDETPVTRKYVHVDGDVARGRFLEVPIGTPISELLNAAGRPADTLPSDAVIADGGPGWCFPIDAPLEAYGVRKSTNGLLVLDERTAEENELGDGRIDVLEEYDWNARPIETEPTTAIDPSRVRIPLATNPNPDIVESAAPIVETGDRVSVGDRIASPSSDRISNPQHASIAGEVTAVSETSIEIESRTTR, via the coding sequence ATGACAACGCCGAAAACGCACGGCGCGCAGGCTACCTGGCCAGACGTTCGAGCGCAGGGGCGTGAGCGCATTCGCGAAGCGGGGGTCGCGGGTGCGGGCGGTGCGGGCTTTCCGTCCTTCGCGAAGTGGGACGCTCTGGGGCAGGTCGATTCCCTGCTGGTGAATCACCAGGAGAGCGAGCCGAACTACTTCATCGATAAGTGGCTCGGGAAGACGAAGGCCCAAACGCTCGCCGCACTGTTCGACGTCCTGCTAGAGCAGGCGGTAGTCGACCGCATCATCGTTAGCGCGAAGTGGAAAGACCGCGAGAAGTACATGCACGCGCTCGAGGCCGATACCGACGGGACGATCGTTCCGCCGGGCGAGTTACCACTCGAGCGCGAGGAACACGAGGGCGTCGTGTTCGCGTACACGGACAATCAGTACCAGTACGGCATGGAGAGTGTGCTCCTCAAGGTGGTCGACGGCACGGTGCTGCGCGGTGACCTCCCGATGGATCACGGCTGGCTCGTCCAGAATACCGAGACGCTAATCAACATCGCGCGAGCGCTGTCCGACGAAACGCCGGTGACGCGGAAGTACGTGCACGTCGACGGTGACGTGGCGCGGGGTCGGTTTCTCGAGGTCCCTATCGGCACGCCGATAAGCGAACTCTTGAACGCGGCCGGTCGGCCAGCCGATACGCTCCCCTCGGACGCTGTGATCGCCGACGGGGGTCCGGGCTGGTGTTTTCCTATCGACGCACCGCTGGAGGCCTACGGCGTCAGAAAAAGCACGAACGGCCTGCTAGTCCTCGACGAGCGAACCGCCGAGGAAAACGAACTCGGTGACGGTCGGATCGACGTGCTCGAGGAGTACGACTGGAACGCCCGGCCGATAGAAACCGAACCTACAACGGCGATCGACCCGTCTCGGGTTCGGATTCCACTCGCGACTAATCCGAATCCCGATATCGTGGAATCTGCCGCCCCGATCGTCGAGACTGGTGATCGAGTTAGCGTCGGCGATCGGATAGCGAGCCCGAGTTCCGACAGAATCAGTAATCCCCAGCACGCGTCCATCGCCGGCGAAGTGACGGCGGTCTCTGAGACGAGTATCGAAATCGAATCGCGAACGACCAGGTAG
- a CDS encoding helix-turn-helix domain-containing protein: MHQFVVEHDSYDASRLLYQHQYADDENAVLFHVDGPRSPYEEVLEDVPATLEFEIAPCRDETFYLYARGSLTESERVFIDAVFQPGLIAVPPIVYQTDGTIRLTAIGPSDAIQTAVGNISDLMSVDVVSIGEFRAGRINSRTALTQRQFEAVSAAVDCGYYRMPSEGSLEEIAARLECSSGTAGELLRRAERTVMTRLVGRNPF, translated from the coding sequence ATGCACCAGTTTGTCGTCGAACACGATAGCTACGACGCCTCGAGACTGCTCTATCAACACCAGTACGCCGACGACGAAAACGCGGTCCTGTTTCACGTCGACGGACCGCGTTCGCCCTACGAGGAGGTACTCGAGGACGTGCCAGCGACCCTCGAGTTCGAGATCGCTCCCTGTCGAGACGAGACGTTTTATTTGTATGCTCGGGGATCGCTTACGGAGTCCGAACGGGTCTTTATCGACGCGGTATTCCAGCCAGGGTTGATAGCCGTCCCGCCGATCGTATATCAAACAGACGGGACGATTCGGCTGACGGCGATCGGCCCCTCCGATGCGATCCAGACAGCGGTCGGGAATATCTCCGATCTCATGAGCGTCGATGTCGTGTCGATCGGTGAGTTTCGCGCCGGGCGAATCAACTCGCGGACGGCCCTGACCCAGCGCCAGTTCGAGGCCGTCTCCGCCGCCGTCGATTGTGGCTACTACCGCATGCCCAGCGAAGGATCGCTCGAGGAAATCGCCGCTCGCCTCGAGTGCTCGAGCGGGACGGCAGGTGAGTTGCTTCGCCGCGCCGAACGGACCGTGATGACGCGACTCGTCGGACGAAACCCGTTCTGA